In the genome of Triticum urartu cultivar G1812 chromosome 5, Tu2.1, whole genome shotgun sequence, one region contains:
- the LOC125506032 gene encoding transcription factor JUNGBRUNNEN 1-like — protein sequence MMVAKAEMSAIEMEKATSDGEVVLGAGDEEDDDDVVLPGYRFHPTDEELVTFYLRRKVARKSLRIEVIREMDIYKHDPWDLPKASTVGGEKEWYFFCLRGRKYRNSIRPNRVTGSGFWKATGIDRPIYSAASGGASGSSVSIGLKKSLVYYRGSAGKGTKTDWMMHEFRLPPVAAAAATNSSPSMQEAEVWTICRIFRRTITYRKQQQPWRPAPTPSAAITTADSNSNTGSFESSEGGDEYMNCLQAPAAAAPCIPQQQQHQYVSQTGTSTSNFFYRDTMHNQHFQGQWNAPLAGPIPEQKPQNPLSTADSFHQNDHSLAVATNDFHKVEALDGYLEEIARMMEVTDPAGFYDYRSYGSSAANRGPSFVRTLHSPAP from the exons ATGATGGTGGCCAAGGCGGAGATGAGCGCCATAGAGATGGAGAAGGCGACGAGCGACGGGGAGGTGGTGCTCGGCGCCGGAGACGAGGAGGATGACGACGACGTGGTGCTGCCGGGGTACCGGTTCCACCCCACCGACGAGGAGCTGGTCACCTTCTACCTCCGCCGCAAGGTGGCCAGGAAGTCGCTCCGCATCGAGGTCATCCGGGAGATGGACATCTACAAGCACGACCCGTGGGATCTCCCCA AGGCGAGCACGGTTGGTGGGGAGAAAGAGTGGTACTTCTTCTGCCTGAGAGGGAGGAAGTACCGGAACAGCATCCGGCCCAACAGGGTGACCGGCTCTGGCTTCTGGAAGGCCACCGGCATCGACCGGCCAATCTACTCCGCTGCCTCCGGCGGTGCCTCGGGTTCCAGCGTGTCCATCGGGCTGAAGAAGTCGCTCGTCTACTACCGTGGCAGTGCCGGCAAGGGCACCAAGACCGACTGGATGATGCATGAGTTCCGCCTCCcgccggtcgccgccgccgcggccaccAACTCCTCCCCGAGCATGCAGGAAGCC GAGGTGTGGAccatctgcaggatcttcaggaGGACCATCACCTACCGGAAGCAGCAGCAGCCGTGGAGGCCGGCGCCCACGCCATCCGCCGCCATCACCACCGCCGACTCGAACTCCAATACAGGGAGCTTCGAGTCGTCGGAGGGCGGCGACGAGTACATGAACTGCCTGCAGGCTCCGGCAGCCGCCGCTCCTTGCATCCcccagcagcagcagcaccagTACGTCAGTCAGACGGGCACCAGCACCAGCAATTTCTTCTACAGGGACACCATGCACAACCAACATTTCCAGGGCCAATGGAACGCTCCGCTGGCCGGGCCGATACCGGAGCAGAAACCGCAAAATCCATTGTCGACGGCCGACTCCTTCCACCAGAATGACCATAGCCTCGCCGTCGCCACCAACGATTTCCACAAGGTCGAGGCCCTCGACGGGTATTTGGAGGAGATCGCGAGGATGATGGAGGTGACGGATCCGGCAGGGTTTTACGACTACAGATCATACGGTTCATCAGCAGCAAACAGAGGGCCTAGCTTCGTACGCACCCTCCACTCCCCGGCTCCGTAG